The following are encoded in a window of uncultured Ilyobacter sp. genomic DNA:
- a CDS encoding sugar ABC transporter ATP-binding protein, producing the protein MREKFLLEMKDIHKTFPGVRALKGVDFRVEKGKVHALMGENGAGKSTLMKILTGIHMKDSEKGEIIFDGNSINPRNPLEAQKIGISTVYQELDLIPHATIAENIFLGREPKKNGFINWKKIEKDAQKIIDEMGIKVNVKSILNTQSMAVQQMVAIARGISINSKILVLDEPTSSLDDNEVEVLFRVIRKLKSEGVAIVYISHKLEETFNICDMVTILRDGQFISEYEVENTTRLELVSDMIGRDASSIIKYKKKYDDSKQLNEVICEAKHIQHKSHTADLNGASISIKKGEVVGLAGLLGSGRTELAETLFGLTEPDSGEIKIGGQPSKLKNPIKAIESSFAFVPEDRRDAGIIPNMSVRENLTLALLPRLNKFGVISSKDEKEIVESFIKKLKIKVSNSEQLIRNLSGGNQQKVILARWLCMNPDLIILDEPSRGIDVGAKAEIETLIQELSREGKSVLMISSELPELVRNCDRVVVMADGKTVGELVGDEISEDNIMNAIAEGHEEVI; encoded by the coding sequence ATGAGAGAAAAATTTTTATTGGAAATGAAAGATATCCACAAAACATTTCCTGGGGTCAGAGCGTTAAAGGGAGTGGACTTTAGAGTTGAGAAAGGGAAAGTTCATGCTTTGATGGGTGAAAATGGAGCAGGAAAATCAACGCTTATGAAAATATTAACCGGTATTCACATGAAAGATTCTGAAAAGGGTGAAATAATATTTGATGGTAATTCTATAAATCCAAGAAATCCTCTAGAAGCTCAAAAAATAGGTATAAGTACTGTTTATCAAGAGCTTGATCTTATTCCGCATGCAACAATAGCAGAAAATATATTTTTAGGGAGAGAACCTAAAAAAAATGGATTTATAAACTGGAAAAAAATAGAAAAGGATGCACAGAAAATAATTGATGAGATGGGGATAAAAGTAAATGTAAAAAGCATTTTAAACACCCAAAGTATGGCTGTTCAACAAATGGTTGCAATAGCGAGAGGGATATCAATAAACTCAAAAATCTTAGTTTTGGATGAGCCAACCTCATCTCTAGATGATAATGAAGTTGAAGTTTTATTTAGGGTTATTAGGAAATTGAAATCTGAAGGAGTTGCCATTGTCTATATTTCACACAAATTGGAAGAAACCTTTAATATTTGTGATATGGTTACAATTTTAAGGGATGGGCAATTTATTTCTGAATATGAAGTTGAAAATACCACTAGATTAGAGCTTGTATCGGATATGATAGGTAGAGATGCCTCCTCCATAATAAAATATAAGAAAAAATATGACGACAGCAAGCAATTAAACGAAGTAATATGTGAGGCGAAACATATACAACACAAATCTCATACGGCTGACCTAAATGGAGCTAGCATATCTATTAAAAAAGGTGAAGTTGTTGGACTTGCAGGACTTTTAGGATCAGGTAGGACGGAGTTGGCTGAAACTCTTTTTGGTTTAACTGAACCTGACAGCGGAGAAATAAAGATTGGAGGGCAACCATCAAAATTAAAAAATCCTATAAAAGCAATAGAAAGCAGCTTTGCTTTTGTTCCTGAAGATAGGAGAGATGCTGGAATTATTCCAAATATGTCTGTAAGAGAAAATCTGACCTTAGCTTTATTGCCGAGACTAAATAAGTTTGGAGTTATTTCAAGTAAAGATGAAAAAGAGATAGTTGAAAGTTTTATTAAAAAATTAAAGATAAAAGTTTCCAACTCAGAACAGCTGATAAGAAATCTTAGTGGGGGAAATCAACAAAAAGTAATACTTGCAAGATGGTTGTGCATGAATCCTGACCTGATAATATTGGATGAACCTAGCCGTGGTATAGACGTGGGAGCAAAAGCAGAAATAGAAACCCTTATACAAGAGCTATCAAGAGAAGGAAAATCTGTCTTAATGATCTCTTCAGAGCTGCCTGAGCTGGTTAGGAACTGCGATAGGGTAGTTGTAATGGCTGACGGGAAAACAGTTGGTGAGCTTGTAGGGGATGAAATATCTGAAGATAATATAATGAATGCCATTGCTGAAGGACATGAAGAGGTAATTTAG
- a CDS encoding ABC transporter substrate-binding protein — MKRLITLILAMSVMVLAGCGKKEQAGEVKESKIKVGFAQESNSAPWRIAESESIKSEAEKRGYQLIFTNAEGQTAKQVSDIEDLIAQGVDYIVLAPREYEGLTPALMSAKEAGIPVILVDREAAGVPGEDYVTLIASDFVWEGEEAARWLAEQKEGKINIVELKGTAGSSVANDRSKGFRNIVDSNSNLEIVSAQIADFSRAEAQKVMTNIIQAKGAGNINAVYAHNDEMALGAIKALKAANIEPGKDVLVIGIDGQKDAVDAIKSGEMSATVTCSPFFGPATFDVIEKLEKGETVPTSIVNKDVLYDSKNVHEYTNPF; from the coding sequence ATGAAAAGGTTAATTACTTTGATCTTAGCAATGTCGGTGATGGTTTTAGCAGGGTGTGGTAAAAAAGAACAGGCAGGGGAAGTAAAAGAATCTAAAATTAAGGTTGGATTTGCTCAGGAAAGTAACAGTGCTCCATGGAGAATCGCTGAAAGTGAAAGTATAAAAAGTGAAGCCGAGAAAAGAGGATATCAGTTGATCTTTACAAATGCAGAAGGACAAACAGCAAAACAGGTATCTGACATCGAGGATCTAATTGCACAAGGAGTAGACTATATAGTTTTGGCCCCAAGAGAATATGAAGGATTGACTCCAGCACTTATGTCAGCTAAAGAAGCGGGAATACCTGTTATCCTTGTAGATAGAGAGGCAGCAGGAGTTCCGGGGGAAGACTATGTTACCCTTATAGCTTCAGACTTTGTTTGGGAAGGGGAAGAAGCTGCAAGATGGCTCGCTGAGCAAAAAGAAGGTAAAATAAACATCGTAGAACTAAAAGGTACTGCTGGGTCTTCTGTGGCAAATGATCGTAGCAAAGGATTTAGAAATATAGTTGACTCTAATTCAAATTTAGAGATAGTTTCAGCTCAGATTGCTGATTTCAGCAGGGCAGAGGCACAAAAGGTTATGACAAACATAATTCAAGCAAAAGGTGCGGGTAACATAAATGCTGTCTATGCTCACAACGATGAGATGGCCTTAGGTGCAATAAAAGCCTTAAAAGCTGCTAATATAGAGCCAGGAAAAGATGTCTTAGTAATAGGTATCGACGGACAAAAAGATGCTGTTGATGCCATAAAATCTGGTGAAATGTCAGCAACTGTAACGTGCAGTCCTTTCTTTGGTCCAGCAACTTTTGATGTTATAGAAAAGCTTGAAAAAGGTGAAACAGTTCCAACTAGCATTGTAAATAAAGACGTGCTTTATGACAGCAAAAATGTACATGAATACACCAATCCTTTCTAA
- a CDS encoding ArsR family transcriptional regulator, whose product MDIKINSKNFDFFNALGSKTRLKIIEILIDGSKNIKEIAEILDISSTIVARHINHLEKAKIVETNAVSASRGMQKICKVRLTTYNLFFDLKGSGTKEISEYNIPVGHYKECEIEPTCGLATKKQLIGICDDPRYFSHPDRLDAGIIWFQSGWVEYIIPSYFFQEKKLKSIEISLELCSEFPGIKEDYPSDIYFEINGVSIGKWTAPGDFGKRKGKFTPKWWYLSEYGLLKKIKIKENGTFIDEIKISDISISELNISTKKDTTLRIVSPKATNNPGGINIFGRDFGDYNQDILVTVEY is encoded by the coding sequence ATGGATATAAAAATAAATTCAAAAAATTTTGATTTCTTCAATGCATTAGGATCTAAAACTAGGCTCAAAATAATAGAGATCCTTATAGACGGAAGCAAAAACATAAAAGAAATAGCCGAAATTTTAGACATTTCCTCAACCATAGTGGCGAGGCACATAAACCATTTGGAAAAAGCAAAAATAGTAGAAACTAATGCTGTAAGTGCCTCCAGAGGTATGCAGAAGATATGCAAAGTCAGGCTAACCACTTATAATCTTTTTTTTGACCTAAAAGGTAGCGGTACAAAAGAAATATCAGAATACAATATTCCCGTTGGACATTACAAAGAGTGTGAAATAGAACCAACATGCGGTCTGGCCACAAAAAAACAATTAATTGGAATTTGTGACGACCCACGATATTTTAGCCATCCGGATAGGCTGGATGCAGGTATAATTTGGTTTCAAAGCGGATGGGTTGAGTATATAATACCAAGCTACTTCTTTCAGGAAAAAAAGTTGAAAAGTATTGAGATTTCCCTGGAACTTTGTTCCGAATTCCCAGGGATAAAGGAGGATTATCCCTCAGACATCTACTTTGAGATAAACGGTGTGAGCATCGGCAAATGGACAGCTCCCGGTGATTTTGGAAAAAGAAAAGGTAAGTTTACCCCGAAATGGTGGTATCTATCTGAGTACGGTCTGCTAAAGAAAATAAAAATAAAAGAAAATGGCACATTTATAGACGAAATTAAAATATCTGATATCAGCATCAGTGAATTAAATATTTCAACTAAAAAAGATACAACTTTGAGGATTGTTTCACCAAAAGCTACAAATAATCCTGGTGGAATAAATATATTCGGTAGAGATTTTGGGGATTACAACCAGGACATTTTAGTTACAGTAGAGTACTAA
- a CDS encoding sugar-binding domain-containing protein gives MNLNYLDYPRPQFVRKNWIDLNGDWEFMFDDENIGLTNKWFMQKEFILNINVPYAYQSELSGIGKNEQHDVVWYKKKVILEKISAKRIFLNFEACDYKTDLWINGVHIGEHCGGHVPFSFEITNAVRKDENIIVVRVEDFNTCSQPIGKQSWKKDNFLCWYTRTTGIWQPVWIEILEKNFIKNCKMTPNIDNGKIHLDISVDNSHENVYLEGIISFKDKFITKFGTSFKNGRAKLSVDVTSDDPDFRMFYWRPETPNLYDIEFKLFKNEKLMDEVKSYFGMRKISKSGRKIFLNNQEFYQKLILDQGYFGKGLMTPTPEQLEDDVNKIKEMGFNGVRKHQKIEDNRFMYLCDVLGLVVWAEMPSPFEFSDETNKNVVKELYGLIKKHYNNPSVIAYTVLNESWGINEVYDNPMQQNFVNSLYYLVKSLDNSRIVIGNDGWQHTISDILTIHDYTSDEKSLSMRYENFEETVDGSPSLTSLRTNYAKGYKYSGEPIMISEYGGVAYSLNSEVSSWGYGKRITDPEKILDKIENLTKAIMDIDYMCGFCYTQLSDVEQEANGLLDHEHNYKFDPKRIKEILSYKHNGGFIFE, from the coding sequence ATGAATTTAAATTATCTAGACTATCCAAGACCACAATTTGTTCGTAAGAATTGGATAGATTTAAATGGCGATTGGGAATTTATGTTTGACGACGAAAACATCGGATTAACAAATAAATGGTTTATGCAAAAGGAGTTTATCTTAAATATAAATGTTCCTTATGCATATCAGAGCGAGCTGTCGGGCATAGGAAAAAATGAGCAACATGACGTTGTATGGTACAAAAAAAAAGTCATACTCGAAAAAATTAGCGCGAAAAGAATATTCTTAAATTTTGAGGCTTGTGACTACAAAACAGACCTATGGATAAATGGTGTACATATAGGTGAGCACTGCGGGGGTCATGTTCCATTTTCTTTTGAAATTACAAATGCCGTTAGAAAAGACGAGAACATCATTGTTGTAAGGGTAGAGGATTTTAATACGTGCTCCCAGCCTATTGGAAAACAATCTTGGAAAAAGGACAATTTCCTATGCTGGTACACGAGAACTACGGGTATTTGGCAACCTGTCTGGATAGAAATTTTAGAAAAAAATTTCATAAAAAATTGTAAAATGACGCCGAATATAGACAACGGAAAAATTCATCTGGATATTTCTGTTGATAACTCTCATGAAAATGTCTATCTAGAGGGGATAATATCTTTCAAAGACAAATTCATAACTAAATTTGGAACCTCTTTTAAAAATGGGAGGGCAAAGTTATCTGTAGATGTAACCTCGGATGATCCAGATTTCAGAATGTTTTACTGGCGTCCAGAAACTCCAAACCTCTACGATATTGAATTTAAACTTTTCAAAAATGAAAAACTTATGGACGAAGTTAAAAGTTATTTTGGTATGAGAAAAATTTCAAAATCTGGCAGAAAAATATTTTTAAACAACCAAGAATTCTACCAAAAGCTAATCTTAGACCAGGGATATTTTGGCAAAGGATTAATGACTCCCACTCCAGAGCAGTTAGAAGATGACGTGAACAAGATAAAGGAAATGGGATTTAACGGGGTGAGGAAACACCAGAAAATAGAGGATAATAGATTCATGTACCTGTGCGACGTTTTGGGTCTTGTAGTATGGGCAGAAATGCCCAGCCCTTTTGAATTCTCAGATGAAACAAACAAAAATGTGGTAAAAGAGTTATATGGATTGATAAAAAAACATTACAACAACCCATCAGTTATAGCATACACTGTACTAAATGAGTCTTGGGGCATAAATGAAGTATACGACAACCCTATGCAACAAAATTTTGTCAATTCATTGTACTACTTGGTAAAATCATTAGACAATTCAAGAATAGTTATTGGAAATGATGGCTGGCAACACACAATATCAGATATACTAACCATACATGACTACACCTCAGACGAAAAATCGCTGTCTATGAGGTATGAAAACTTTGAAGAGACTGTTGATGGATCTCCTTCATTGACGAGTTTGAGAACTAATTACGCTAAAGGATATAAGTATTCTGGTGAACCTATAATGATAAGTGAGTACGGCGGTGTTGCCTACAGTTTAAATTCTGAAGTTTCCTCTTGGGGTTACGGTAAAAGAATTACTGATCCTGAAAAAATTTTAGATAAAATAGAAAATTTGACAAAAGCCATCATGGATATAGATTATATGTGCGGATTTTGTTATACTCAGCTTTCAGATGTAGAGCAAGAGGCAAACGGCCTCTTAGATCATGAGCACAACTATAAATTTGACCCTAAAAGAATCAAGGAAATCTTGAGCTATAAACACAACGGCGGCTTTATATTTGAATAG
- a CDS encoding aldose epimerase family protein, producing the protein MNIKKELFGKLKTGEEVYKYSLKNKFLKIGILNYGGIIAELYMPDKNGYTENIVLGFDNLNDYEAKSPYFGCITGRHAGRIKNATFSIGNTTYTLDKNDGANNLHGGYFGMDKKLWDVKILDSGLELSYFSPHLEGGFPADLNIKVRYILNEDILKIQYEAIPDRETIVNLTNHTYFNLSGGRETIEGHKLFIDSDYFMELTSDSIVTGNKLKVENTPFDFKKMKDVGRDIDKDFNQLKLAGGYDHPFVLNPSEQPQIVLCHLDSGRKIEINTTEETVVFYSGNYLKDEGLLNNNIESKQHLGLCLETQQIPNKVNLPEYSYKFYSKENIYKSETKYRFSLV; encoded by the coding sequence ATGAATATAAAAAAAGAGCTTTTTGGTAAATTAAAAACTGGAGAAGAAGTGTATAAATATAGTTTGAAAAATAAATTCTTAAAAATCGGAATTCTAAACTACGGAGGAATAATAGCAGAACTTTATATGCCTGACAAAAACGGGTATACAGAAAATATAGTTCTGGGGTTTGATAATTTAAATGATTATGAGGCTAAATCACCTTATTTTGGTTGTATAACAGGTAGACATGCCGGTAGAATAAAGAATGCTACTTTTAGTATCGGGAACACAACTTATACTCTTGATAAAAATGATGGGGCAAACAATCTGCACGGTGGTTATTTTGGCATGGACAAAAAGTTATGGGATGTAAAAATTCTTGATTCTGGATTGGAGTTAAGCTATTTTAGTCCGCATCTTGAAGGTGGATTCCCTGCAGACTTAAATATCAAAGTTAGGTATATTTTAAACGAAGATATACTCAAAATACAGTATGAAGCTATACCAGACAGAGAAACTATAGTAAATCTTACAAACCATACATATTTTAATTTAAGTGGTGGAAGAGAGACTATAGAAGGGCATAAACTCTTTATAGATTCAGATTATTTTATGGAGTTGACATCCGACTCCATAGTTACAGGGAATAAATTAAAGGTAGAAAATACACCTTTTGACTTTAAAAAAATGAAGGATGTGGGAAGAGATATAGACAAAGATTTTAATCAGCTGAAGTTAGCTGGTGGATATGATCATCCGTTTGTATTAAACCCTTCTGAGCAGCCTCAAATTGTGTTGTGCCATCTAGATAGCGGTAGAAAGATAGAAATCAATACAACAGAAGAAACTGTGGTATTTTATAGCGGAAACTATTTAAAAGACGAGGGGCTCCTAAACAATAACATAGAATCTAAACAGCACCTCGGTCTTTGTTTAGAAACCCAGCAGATTCCAAATAAAGTCAATTTACCTGAATACAGTTACAAATTTTATTCAAAAGAAAATATTTATAAGAGCGAGACTAAATATAGATTTTCATTAGTTTAG
- a CDS encoding transposase encodes MTNEKGLPVEYKILSGSIADITAFKDFSFDLPKDAIIYADRAYNDYVLEDVLSDVDIYLSPMRRKNSKRSKSKSQEFLDHIKRKLIETVGSSINRLMPKSIHSVTSRCFELKILLFLMGYTFLNMK; translated from the coding sequence ATGACAAATGAAAAAGGCTTACCTGTAGAATATAAAATATTATCTGGATCTATTGCTGATATTACAGCATTTAAAGATTTTAGTTTTGATTTGCCAAAAGATGCCATTATTTATGCGGACAGAGCATATAATGACTATGTTCTTGAAGACGTATTAAGTGATGTTGATATTTACCTTTCACCTATGAGACGTAAAAATTCAAAGCGTTCTAAAAGTAAAAGTCAGGAATTTCTTGATCATATAAAAAGAAAACTAATTGAAACTGTAGGAAGTTCTATAAATAGATTGATGCCAAAGTCTATCCATAGTGTTACTTCTAGGTGTTTTGAACTCAAAATTCTATTATTTTTAATGGGTTATACATTTTTAAATATGAAGTAG
- a CDS encoding CorA family divalent cation transporter, translated as MIEILLENGAIRKISSIDELDVDRSEILSIQLTEASEKEINTLAKRFDFVIQPLDKRSEIEISSRYVEIDSQIFLNLTFPNLTKDQTIEEGFIHVIILRDILILNLNGVSDISLIQILKNRIFYTSNINSDQELTLLFLSSLTDYYADLIELVSKKVKKYFKEVLDLKNISIKELDNLTKIKLDNIQLKECLIELQRIILQLRRSPAMGKRSQQLLISESKDLAVINGHINYNFDRLNDLKDNISSKIELEQNHIIKIFTVVTVCIAPPSLIAGIYGMNFDIMPELGWNLGYPFSVLLMILSIIITLGILKFKKWI; from the coding sequence ATGATTGAGATTTTGTTAGAAAATGGAGCAATCAGAAAAATTTCAAGTATAGACGAGCTTGATGTAGACAGATCTGAAATCCTCAGTATTCAGCTGACAGAAGCCAGTGAAAAAGAGATAAACACACTAGCAAAACGATTTGATTTTGTTATACAGCCCTTAGATAAAAGAAGTGAGATAGAGATCAGCTCAAGATACGTAGAGATCGACTCACAAATATTTTTAAATTTAACCTTCCCCAATTTGACGAAAGATCAAACAATCGAAGAAGGTTTCATCCATGTAATAATTTTGAGAGACATTCTTATATTGAATTTAAACGGAGTCTCAGATATTTCACTTATTCAAATTTTGAAAAACAGAATTTTCTATACAAGTAATATAAATTCAGACCAGGAGCTCACTCTTCTTTTTTTGAGCTCTCTTACAGATTATTATGCCGATCTCATTGAGTTGGTTTCAAAAAAGGTAAAAAAATATTTCAAAGAAGTTTTAGATCTAAAAAATATTTCAATAAAGGAACTTGATAATCTGACCAAAATAAAACTTGATAATATCCAGCTAAAAGAATGTCTGATAGAACTCCAAAGGATAATATTGCAACTGAGGAGAAGCCCTGCCATGGGTAAAAGAAGTCAGCAGCTTTTAATTTCCGAGAGTAAAGATTTAGCAGTAATAAACGGACATATAAATTATAACTTTGACAGGCTTAATGATCTCAAAGATAATATTTCCAGTAAGATCGAATTAGAACAAAATCATATAATAAAAATTTTTACCGTAGTTACAGTATGTATCGCACCGCCAAGCCTCATCGCCGGTATTTACGGAATGAACTTTGACATTATGCCTGAATTGGGATGGAACCTAGGTTATCCTTTTTCTGTACTTCTCATGATTCTATCTATAATTATAACCCTCGGGATACTAAAGTTTAAAAAATGGATTTGA
- a CDS encoding alcohol dehydrogenase family protein, which produces MEKNKRIFEKNRFDTNDCQVTMKAVVTTGNGGYEKLEYRDVPVPKLGPNEVLLQVLAAGVNNTEINTRLGWYSSKVTASTRSLDMKEDEKKAAEESADGGWNEATPFPFIQGTDCCGRVVAVSSENDKKLINKRVLVRPCMRSQGWYSLENIWMASDFDGAFAQFVKVPAEEVFPVDCEWSDSELGTIPCAYGTAENMIHRAKVKKGDHVLIAGASGGVGSAAVQLAKRRGATVIAIAGKTKLEKLLEIGADKVISRDEDVLEILGEKSIDVVVDNVAGPSFGKMLKALKRGGKFVSSGAIAGPLVELDMRDFYLKDLTLIGCTAWDEPVFPNLISYIEKGEIKPLLAKSFPLEKIVEAQIEFSQKKHVGKFVLIPPAIDDIDKYL; this is translated from the coding sequence ATGGAAAAAAACAAAAGAATCTTTGAAAAGAATCGTTTTGATACAAATGACTGCCAAGTAACTATGAAAGCAGTTGTAACAACTGGAAACGGAGGTTATGAAAAACTTGAGTATCGAGATGTCCCTGTTCCGAAACTTGGTCCAAATGAGGTGCTTCTGCAAGTACTTGCCGCAGGAGTAAATAATACTGAGATAAATACCCGACTTGGCTGGTATTCCTCAAAAGTTACGGCCAGTACAAGGTCCCTTGACATGAAAGAAGATGAAAAAAAAGCAGCAGAAGAAAGTGCGGATGGTGGCTGGAACGAAGCGACTCCTTTTCCTTTTATACAGGGAACAGATTGTTGCGGCCGTGTGGTGGCTGTTTCTTCAGAAAATGATAAAAAATTAATAAATAAAAGGGTTTTGGTCCGTCCATGTATGCGTAGTCAAGGCTGGTATTCCTTAGAGAATATCTGGATGGCTTCTGATTTTGACGGAGCCTTTGCCCAGTTTGTAAAGGTGCCTGCAGAGGAAGTTTTTCCTGTTGACTGTGAATGGAGTGATTCAGAGCTAGGGACTATTCCCTGTGCCTACGGTACAGCGGAAAATATGATTCATCGGGCAAAGGTAAAAAAAGGTGATCATGTGTTGATAGCCGGAGCTTCAGGTGGAGTTGGTTCTGCTGCAGTTCAGTTAGCAAAACGCCGAGGAGCCACTGTGATAGCCATTGCCGGAAAAACGAAACTTGAAAAATTACTTGAGATAGGTGCAGATAAAGTTATATCAAGAGATGAGGATGTTCTGGAAATCTTGGGTGAAAAATCTATAGATGTCGTAGTTGATAATGTAGCAGGACCCTCCTTTGGGAAGATGCTTAAGGCACTGAAAAGAGGAGGGAAATTTGTATCTTCTGGAGCTATTGCCGGTCCACTGGTGGAGCTTGATATGCGTGATTTTTACTTAAAGGACCTCACTCTGATCGGATGTACTGCTTGGGATGAACCTGTTTTTCCAAATCTTATTTCGTATATTGAAAAGGGTGAAATTAAACCTCTTCTGGCGAAGAGCTTTCCACTAGAAAAAATAGTAGAGGCACAGATCGAATTTAGTCAAAAGAAACATGTTGGAAAATTTGTATTGATTCCACCTGCAATAGATGATATTGATAAGTATTTATAA
- a CDS encoding response regulator transcription factor, with translation MKVLIVEDDIEIQQLVSYFFKKEGYEVETASDGLDGLKLLKSFKPVLVILDIMLPSLDGKNFTKIVRDLPEEYGDPVIILLTAKTEIEDVLDGLEIGADDYMKKPFDPRELILRSKKLISGEIRENKKYSFAGVVIDDDRHMVTEDGVEIELSKKEYDLLHILFKNKGIVLSREKILDRVWQTSYYAGDRSVDIYISKLREKLKSISKNIRTVKGVGYKLDEIK, from the coding sequence ATGAAAGTACTAATAGTGGAAGACGATATAGAAATACAACAATTGGTTAGTTATTTTTTTAAGAAAGAAGGATATGAAGTCGAGACAGCAAGCGATGGCCTAGACGGACTTAAGTTGTTGAAGAGTTTTAAACCTGTACTTGTTATACTAGATATAATGCTTCCAAGCCTTGATGGAAAGAATTTTACAAAGATAGTAAGGGATCTTCCAGAGGAATATGGGGATCCTGTTATAATATTACTAACCGCAAAAACTGAGATAGAAGATGTCCTTGATGGGCTAGAGATAGGTGCCGACGACTATATGAAAAAACCTTTTGATCCTAGAGAACTTATTTTGAGATCAAAAAAACTAATATCTGGAGAGATAAGGGAAAATAAAAAGTACTCCTTTGCAGGAGTAGTAATAGACGATGACAGACATATGGTAACTGAGGACGGTGTAGAGATAGAACTCTCTAAAAAGGAATATGATCTTCTGCATATTCTCTTTAAAAATAAAGGGATAGTCTTATCTAGGGAGAAAATTTTGGATAGGGTCTGGCAGACTAGTTATTACGCAGGTGATAGATCTGTGGATATCTATATCTCCAAATTGAGGGAAAAGTTAAAGAGTATCTCTAAAAATATTCGGACTGTAAAAGGTGTTGGATATAAACTGGACGAAATAAAATGA
- a CDS encoding PhoU domain-containing protein, translated as MRNLHERIDAINEHFIEMAKNVERLMRIDIEMLKNKSFEKVLYGEAIIVEDRINAYEVKIKEDSIVTIAMFQPAARDLRALLSILEGTKILERMGDLLLDNINLIKEMEKKGDLHKGYLSLVEEMAEKVEEVYGIYTTALIEGNDKAVYSLLAIDEEVNEIRDKAVEKVIGIMKENPENIEFGNLILLSNKKYERISDKIMQLGKSLVYNLSGDNLRKKELIKKS; from the coding sequence ATGAGGAACTTACATGAAAGAATAGATGCAATAAATGAACATTTCATTGAGATGGCCAAAAATGTAGAGAGATTAATGAGAATTGACATAGAGATGCTGAAAAATAAATCCTTTGAAAAAGTTCTCTACGGAGAAGCCATAATCGTAGAGGATAGAATAAATGCCTATGAGGTAAAGATAAAAGAGGACTCTATAGTAACCATAGCTATGTTCCAACCGGCAGCTAGAGATCTGAGAGCACTTTTAAGTATCTTAGAAGGAACTAAGATACTAGAAAGAATGGGAGATCTGCTTTTAGATAATATAAATCTTATAAAAGAGATGGAAAAAAAAGGTGACCTGCATAAGGGGTACTTGAGCCTGGTAGAAGAGATGGCAGAAAAAGTAGAGGAAGTCTACGGTATATACACGACAGCGCTAATAGAGGGAAATGATAAGGCTGTGTATTCTCTTCTCGCCATTGATGAAGAGGTAAATGAAATAAGGGACAAGGCTGTGGAAAAGGTAATCGGAATCATGAAAGAAAATCCAGAAAATATTGAATTTGGAAATCTTATCCTTCTTTCCAACAAAAAATATGAGAGAATTTCAGATAAAATTATGCAACTTGGAAAGAGTCTGGTTTACAATTTGAGTGGAGATAACCTTAGAAAGAAAGAGTTAATTAAGAAAAGTTAA